A genomic region of Nitrospirota bacterium contains the following coding sequences:
- a CDS encoding STAS domain-containing protein, producing MEISISMEGDFVVADVAGDLVASTAEELKAQMGKLLEKNFLFVILELSKVTFMDSSGLGACMAVHKAFNEKKGSVVCTKPSETVAKVFRVTRADQKLNMAGTRLDAIKFLKSSAMSGRQS from the coding sequence ATGGAGATTAGCATAAGCATGGAGGGGGATTTCGTTGTAGCTGACGTAGCCGGTGATCTGGTAGCGAGTACGGCAGAGGAACTCAAGGCGCAGATGGGGAAACTGCTCGAGAAGAACTTTCTTTTCGTGATCCTTGAGTTGAGCAAGGTGACCTTTATGGACAGCTCCGGCCTTGGAGCCTGTATGGCAGTCCACAAGGCGTTTAATGAGAAAAAAGGGAGTGTTGTCTGCACAAAACCGAGCGAGACCGTTGCCAAGGTCTTTCGTGTCACCCGTGCTGACCAGAAACTGAACATGGCTGGGACTCGGCTTGACGCCATAAAATTCCTCAAGAGCTCGGCAATGAGCGGGAGGCAGTCATGA
- the tadA gene encoding Flp pilus assembly complex ATPase component TadA, whose protein sequence is MKMGESTKLGEILIEKKIITTAQLEEALKKMQAHSLPLGEMLVRLKFVSEHVMLDTLSKHLGVDFLNIAENDYQVVDRTLSRVLPLEICEKNKVLPIYQIIDEDLRELTLAMANPFDEDVINDVTSITECRVNPVLATIASIEGGIAKLYAIKTDVKIEKFSMQKGDPTSLVNSMLQTAIRLGASDIHVDPHEKEVFVRMRVDGILEVVSVYPIDIHPSVSTRIKVLASAANSNMKIEERRLPQDGAITGTFDGHLVDCRVSTLPSIFGEKVVMRIFDKDKAAYIGRIRDLKMSPRMELKYRRCVRHPSGINIVTGPTGSGKTTTLHAVINEISSVGISVVTVEDPVEYQAGGYINQSSLIPAAGFTYTRALKAIMRQDPDVILIGEVRDRETAEIATQAALTGHRVFTTLHTDNAASSFARLIDIGVEHFLVSSTTVSSLNQRLIRKVCTNCAEEHVPTKVELADIGIDNKVISEILNNPQQFSMRRGKGCDMCRKTGYRGRQGVYELIAVTPEIRELIHRNQSTDVIATTAREKDNVNMIFEEGLRLFLTGVTTLGEMQHLPRGDYEMKSVGEILKDSELS, encoded by the coding sequence ATGAAGATGGGCGAATCGACCAAGCTCGGCGAAATTCTGATCGAAAAGAAGATCATCACTACTGCGCAGCTTGAGGAGGCCCTCAAGAAGATGCAGGCGCATTCTCTTCCTCTTGGGGAGATGCTGGTCAGGCTCAAATTTGTGTCCGAACATGTTATGCTCGATACCCTCAGCAAGCACCTTGGGGTCGATTTTCTGAATATTGCAGAAAACGATTACCAGGTCGTGGACCGTACGCTGTCGCGTGTGCTTCCGCTTGAGATCTGCGAGAAGAACAAGGTCCTGCCGATCTATCAGATCATTGACGAAGACCTGCGGGAACTGACCCTGGCCATGGCCAATCCCTTTGACGAGGATGTCATTAATGACGTTACATCCATCACCGAATGCCGGGTAAACCCTGTGCTGGCAACAATAGCGTCGATCGAGGGCGGTATCGCCAAGCTTTATGCGATCAAGACCGACGTCAAGATCGAGAAGTTCTCGATGCAGAAGGGAGACCCCACATCGCTCGTAAACAGCATGCTTCAGACCGCAATCAGGCTTGGGGCAAGTGATATCCATGTTGATCCGCACGAGAAGGAAGTCTTTGTGCGGATGCGGGTTGACGGCATCCTGGAGGTCGTATCGGTATATCCCATAGATATTCATCCATCCGTTTCGACGAGGATCAAGGTACTGGCAAGCGCCGCTAACTCGAACATGAAGATCGAGGAGCGGAGGCTTCCGCAGGACGGCGCCATCACCGGCACGTTTGACGGGCATCTGGTTGACTGCCGTGTATCAACGCTTCCGTCGATATTTGGCGAGAAGGTCGTCATGAGGATCTTTGACAAGGACAAGGCGGCCTATATCGGCCGCATCAGGGACCTCAAGATGTCGCCGCGCATGGAGCTCAAATACCGGCGGTGCGTACGGCACCCAAGCGGCATCAATATCGTCACCGGTCCGACCGGCAGCGGCAAGACAACGACACTGCACGCAGTGATCAACGAGATCAGTTCGGTCGGCATCAGTGTGGTGACGGTAGAGGATCCGGTCGAATACCAGGCAGGGGGATATATTAACCAGAGCTCGCTCATTCCTGCAGCCGGTTTTACGTACACCCGCGCCCTGAAGGCGATCATGCGGCAAGACCCTGATGTCATCCTGATCGGCGAGGTGAGGGACCGTGAAACAGCCGAGATTGCGACTCAGGCTGCTCTGACAGGACACCGCGTTTTTACGACACTGCATACCGACAATGCGGCAAGCTCGTTTGCACGGCTGATCGATATCGGTGTCGAACACTTTCTTGTCTCTTCCACCACGGTCTCATCCCTGAACCAGCGGCTCATCCGCAAGGTCTGCACGAACTGCGCGGAAGAGCACGTCCCGACAAAGGTTGAACTGGCAGATATCGGCATTGACAATAAGGTTATCAGCGAGATCCTGAATAACCCCCAGCAATTCAGCATGCGCAGAGGTAAAGGCTGCGATATGTGCCGCAAAACCGGGTACCGGGGAAGGCAGGGAGTTTATGAGCTGATAGCAGTCACCCCGGAGATACGCGAACTTATTCACCGGAATCAGTCAACAGACGTAATCGCCACAACAGCGAGGGAAAAAGACAATGTGAATATGATCTTCGAAGAGGGTCTGCGGCTCTTCCTTACAGGGGTCACCACCCTTGGCGAAATGCAACACCTGCCGCGGGGTGATTATGAGATGAAGTCGGTTGGAGAAATTCTGAAGGATTCCGAACTTTCATGA
- a CDS encoding SpoIIE family protein phosphatase: protein MKLNNENITILVADDDPLVREMIAMILQDEGYILETAEDGVDAFKKFGAGDVIGLIVSDMNMPEMDGLGLIKAVRGLGSDVPIIILTGNSEVTTAIQALKTGASDYILKDENIQDTIGISVEKALEKHFLRKQNQQLQAELARRNTKLEDEKALAQKVQKNILPKELCFPGFEVGSFYRPSDKIGGDFFDAWENGNTIHFLIGDVSGHSTSSALIMAVSKGILQSLGHTQSDPQEIVRTANRMICNIVSDSGMFLTLLYGVFDRSRDELRVVSAGHNPVFIVRGEEVTRIDSTGSVLGWDPDDSWSVTASVFSPGTSLVLYTDGLIEVRNPDGQEFGEEGLEALLRNNLSIGATIDKIIQKAETFCGNEFPDDLTLFIIKRTAG from the coding sequence ATGAAGCTGAATAACGAAAATATAACCATACTGGTGGCTGATGACGACCCGCTGGTGCGGGAAATGATTGCGATGATCCTGCAGGACGAGGGGTATATTCTGGAGACGGCGGAAGACGGCGTTGATGCGTTTAAAAAGTTCGGCGCCGGAGACGTTATCGGCCTGATCGTCTCGGACATGAACATGCCCGAGATGGATGGTTTGGGTCTGATAAAGGCCGTCCGGGGCCTGGGGTCGGACGTGCCTATCATAATCCTGACGGGAAACAGTGAAGTGACAACCGCCATCCAAGCGCTCAAAACAGGTGCAAGCGATTATATATTGAAGGACGAAAATATCCAGGACACCATCGGCATATCGGTCGAAAAGGCACTTGAAAAGCACTTTCTCAGGAAGCAGAACCAGCAGCTCCAGGCAGAACTCGCCCGCAGGAACACTAAGCTCGAAGATGAGAAGGCCCTTGCGCAGAAGGTTCAGAAGAACATCCTGCCAAAAGAGCTTTGCTTTCCTGGGTTCGAGGTTGGATCGTTCTACCGGCCGTCGGACAAAATCGGCGGCGATTTTTTTGACGCATGGGAAAACGGCAACACGATTCATTTCCTGATCGGAGATGTGTCCGGCCATAGCACCTCATCTGCCCTTATCATGGCGGTGAGCAAGGGGATCCTCCAATCGCTCGGTCATACACAGAGTGATCCCCAGGAGATCGTCAGGACTGCCAACCGGATGATATGCAACATCGTAAGCGACAGCGGTATGTTCCTGACGCTGCTGTATGGAGTTTTTGACCGCTCAAGAGATGAACTTCGAGTCGTCTCTGCAGGCCATAACCCCGTCTTCATCGTCAGGGGGGAAGAAGTCACCAGAATAGACTCAACGGGATCTGTGTTAGGGTGGGACCCTGATGATTCCTGGAGCGTTACTGCCTCTGTCTTCTCGCCCGGCACGAGCCTGGTTCTTTATACGGATGGCCTTATAGAGGTGCGGAACCCTGACGGGCAGGAATTTGGCGAGGAGGGGCTTGAAGCCCTCCTGAGAAATAATCTGTCTATTGGCGCCACGATAGATAAGATCATACAGAAGGCCGAAACATTCTGTGGCAATGAGTTTCCGGATGATTTAACGCTTTTTATCATAAAACGGACAGCCGGTTGA
- a CDS encoding hybrid sensor histidine kinase/response regulator — MAFDVAKFIVRFVEEAREHIGGLNRGLVELEKNPGDEENINAIFRAAHTIKGSSRMLKLTAITEVAHKLEDALGALREKRIAHTRELADLLFNSVDALAAMIQKVSDGQQITMDNLPLCEALAQAAGGALSAGSQEKGNAVQEATEAVSACVDVPLIQPERPEPTPPQQAKPASSSESIRVKSDKLDDLIRLMGEVVSHQNKLKQRIMDISVLEREAKRTLDVCSLVCDGSSLTNARDLHMGLKQLLSVMRQDKTMQDILTTEFQEKALMLRMVPLSTVFDPLHRLVRDIADSLGKELDFEIEGGEIELDKKMIEKLSDPLVHMLRNSIDHGIEEPEGRRRAGKPPKGRVRLSAAYDAGNILIELTDDGAGISTTKIKKKALANRLFDPATLDTMPEAALLDLIFLPGFSTSGIITDVSGRGVGMDVVKKNLVEDLKGTVHIMTKEGVGSTFSIRLPMTLAIMRILLISCQGMKFGITTHYVTEIIKVKATEIIDVVSRKALRLREEFIPIAEMESVLNIAKNGQKKPETLLILIVQLGSEKMGFMVDAILDEEDMVIKSLPDHLKSVRLVSGVTISGKNEIINILNMPAAMEAARNANKTGSAGQTEEGAGQEVTILVVDDSINTREIEKSILEAYGYRVTIAGDGMEALQMAGESRYDLVITDVEMPRLDGFSLTERLRSDNAYKEVPIIIVTSREKDEDKRRGISVGANAYIVKGSFDQSNLVETVQNLIGKGRRL, encoded by the coding sequence ATGGCATTCGACGTTGCAAAATTCATCGTCAGATTTGTGGAAGAGGCCCGCGAACATATCGGGGGCCTCAACCGGGGACTCGTTGAACTTGAGAAAAACCCGGGCGATGAGGAAAATATCAACGCAATCTTCCGGGCCGCACACACCATCAAGGGCTCCTCGCGGATGCTGAAGCTGACAGCCATCACCGAGGTGGCGCACAAGTTGGAGGACGCACTTGGGGCATTGCGCGAAAAACGGATTGCCCATACCCGGGAGCTTGCCGATCTTCTGTTTAACAGTGTGGATGCGTTAGCGGCGATGATACAGAAGGTTTCTGATGGACAGCAGATCACCATGGACAATCTCCCCCTCTGCGAGGCCCTTGCTCAGGCTGCCGGGGGTGCGCTCTCCGCAGGTTCTCAAGAAAAAGGCAATGCGGTTCAGGAGGCAACTGAGGCAGTGTCCGCTTGCGTTGATGTGCCTTTGATTCAGCCGGAGCGCCCTGAGCCGACTCCTCCGCAGCAGGCAAAGCCGGCATCCTCGTCTGAGAGCATCCGGGTGAAGTCTGATAAACTCGATGATCTGATACGTCTTATGGGTGAAGTCGTATCGCACCAGAATAAGCTCAAGCAGCGCATTATGGACATCAGCGTTTTGGAGCGGGAAGCGAAGCGGACTCTGGATGTTTGCAGTCTGGTCTGCGATGGCTCGTCTCTGACCAATGCCCGGGACCTGCATATGGGGCTAAAACAGCTCCTGTCGGTCATGAGGCAGGACAAGACAATGCAGGACATCCTTACGACCGAGTTTCAGGAAAAAGCCCTGATGCTGCGGATGGTGCCTCTTTCTACGGTCTTTGATCCACTGCACCGTCTCGTGCGCGACATAGCGGACTCTCTTGGCAAGGAGCTGGACTTTGAGATCGAAGGCGGAGAAATTGAGCTTGATAAAAAAATGATCGAAAAATTGAGCGACCCCCTTGTGCATATGCTCAGAAATTCGATCGACCATGGTATTGAAGAACCGGAGGGCCGCCGGAGGGCCGGTAAACCGCCCAAAGGAAGGGTGCGGTTGTCCGCGGCCTATGATGCCGGCAACATCCTTATTGAACTGACCGACGACGGTGCCGGGATATCAACAACAAAGATAAAGAAGAAGGCACTGGCAAACAGGCTGTTTGATCCGGCCACGCTCGACACCATGCCGGAGGCGGCACTGCTCGACCTGATCTTTCTGCCAGGCTTTAGTACAAGCGGCATCATCACGGATGTCTCGGGCAGGGGAGTGGGCATGGACGTGGTAAAAAAGAACCTCGTAGAGGATCTGAAGGGTACCGTGCATATCATGACCAAAGAGGGTGTCGGGAGTACCTTCTCGATCAGGCTTCCGATGACCCTTGCGATCATGCGGATACTTCTCATCTCCTGCCAGGGGATGAAGTTTGGCATTACCACTCACTATGTGACCGAGATCATCAAAGTTAAGGCAACCGAAATTATTGATGTCGTCAGCCGGAAGGCGCTGCGGCTGCGTGAGGAGTTCATCCCGATTGCTGAAATGGAGAGCGTCCTGAATATTGCCAAGAATGGCCAGAAGAAGCCGGAAACGCTTCTCATCCTGATTGTGCAGCTCGGCTCCGAAAAAATGGGGTTTATGGTAGATGCCATTTTGGATGAGGAGGATATGGTGATAAAGTCCCTGCCCGACCATTTAAAGAGTGTGCGGCTTGTCTCGGGAGTGACCATATCGGGGAAGAACGAGATTATTAACATTCTGAACATGCCGGCAGCTATGGAGGCGGCCAGGAATGCAAACAAAACAGGGTCCGCAGGCCAGACAGAAGAGGGGGCCGGGCAGGAGGTCACTATTCTGGTCGTAGACGACTCCATTAATACACGCGAGATCGAAAAGAGCATCCTTGAGGCCTATGGGTACCGGGTGACGATTGCAGGTGATGGAATGGAGGCCCTCCAGATGGCAGGGGAATCGAGATATGATCTGGTCATCACTGACGTGGAGATGCCCCGCCTCGATGGTTTTTCTCTCACCGAGCGGCTGAGGTCTGATAACGCGTACAAAGAGGTCCCGATCATTATCGTAACGTCGAGGGAAAAGGACGAGGACAAGCGGCGGGGGATCAGTGTCGGCGCAAACGCGTATATTGTAAAGGGGTCATTCGATCAAAGCAACCTCGTAGAGACAGTGCAGAACCTAATCGGGAAAGGAAGAAGACTATGA
- a CDS encoding ATP-binding protein: MDQNIISLKFEPTFGNVDAARAAVHTACRERFLQPGSDALIGDLLLAVTEAMNNAVEHSGAKELEIEVIAGQQGLIFRMITAGEKFDPTAGVAFPDLDAAEELPEGGFGRALIMEMVDSVKFEYREGRNILTLEKNMMKKED, encoded by the coding sequence ATGGATCAGAACATTATTTCTCTGAAATTTGAGCCGACCTTTGGGAATGTTGACGCGGCACGCGCTGCCGTGCATACTGCCTGCAGGGAGCGATTTCTGCAGCCCGGCTCAGATGCACTCATCGGCGATCTGCTCCTGGCAGTCACCGAGGCGATGAATAACGCGGTAGAGCATTCAGGAGCAAAGGAGCTGGAAATCGAGGTGATTGCCGGGCAGCAGGGCCTTATTTTCCGTATGATTACTGCAGGAGAAAAATTCGACCCTACAGCCGGAGTCGCTTTTCCTGATCTCGATGCGGCGGAAGAACTGCCCGAAGGCGGATTTGGAAGGGCACTGATTATGGAGATGGTGGACTCCGTGAAATTTGAATATCGTGAAGGCAGAAATATTCTGACACTCGAAAAAAACATGATGAAGAAGGAGGATTGA